A window of Fragaria vesca subsp. vesca linkage group LG7, FraVesHawaii_1.0, whole genome shotgun sequence contains these coding sequences:
- the LOC101298474 gene encoding uncharacterized protein LOC101298474 has translation MDTRQLLEASQTGNLPLLHQLLTDDPQLLHNASLASGENPLYGASAAGHVEFVKVVLELKPSLAKELSKDGFSPMQVASANGYLEIVRALQRAEPECSQVKGKDNWTPLHNAARRGRVDIIREIVSACPQSVEDVTVQGETALHVAVKNSQFEAIRVLLELVREMDKLHFLNMKDNLGNSILHLATWKKQHQVVEWLVGTATASAGVLEVDTVNQSDLTALDLLLLFPSEAGDRETEEILRGAGALRARERVQSSSDVSSSGQNHNQMASETHQQLPHSVASTAADVVQSSSDVPSLGQNHNNIAPQAHQEQVASTAIDIAHPLSDVPSLDQNQNQMAPQTNQEQPNNVASTTLALVLPIPSDESIGSPSQNHTQVASQTPQEKQEEDLTEFFKFKRGRDSPSDVRTVLLVVAVLVATASYEIALNPPGGLWSDTNLSKNGTEPPHLAGTSNIASYYPLYSIFGAIFNCIGFSVSLQMIYILTTGFPLRLELIVCGLAMYATYINGLLTISPGEGPGWYLWFILTPALPPVILFPTKKVMKFIMKRIELRNQGGDDDTVDPV, from the exons ATGGATACAAGGCAGCTGCTTGAGGCTTCTCAAACTGGAAATCTCCCTCTTTTGCATCAACTGCTGACAGATGATCCACAGCTTCTACATAATGCTTCGCTAGCTTCCGGAGAGAATCCCTTGTATGGTGCTTCCGCTGCTGGTCATGTGGAATTTGTCAAGGTGGTTCTAGAGTTGAAACCATCTCTTGCAAAAGAATTGAGCAAGGATGGCTTTAGTCCCATGCAGGTGGCATCTGCCAATGGCTATCTAGAGATTGTAAGGGCTCTGCAGAGAGCTGAACCTGAATGCTCCCAGGTTAAAGGAAAAGATAATTGGACTCCATTGCATAATGCTGCTAGGAGAGGCAGGGTAGATATTATCCGAGAAATAGTTTCGGCTTGTCCACAAAGTGTTGAAGATGTGACAGTACAAGGGGAGACTGCGCTACATGTTGCTGTTAAGAACAGCCAATTTGAAGCAATAAGAGTCCTGTTGGAATTGGTGCGAGAAATGGACAAGTTGCATTTCCTGAATATGAAGGATAATCTTGGCAACTCGATTCTTCATCTTGCAACTTGGAAAAAGCAACACCAG GTGGTGGAATGGCTAGTTGGCACTGCAACTGCTTCAGCAGGTGTGTTGGAAGTAGACACTGTAAATCAGAGCGATCTCACTGCTCTTGATCTGCTGCTGCTTTTCCCTAGTGAAGCCGGAGATAGGGAAACGGAGGAGATTCTTCGTGGTGCTGGAGCTTTGAGAGCACGAGAGAGAGTCCAGTCTAGTTCTGATGTATCTTCATCTGGTCAAAACCATAACCAGATGGCATCAGAGACTCATCAACAGCTGCCACATAGCGTGGCTTCCACAGCAGCAGATGTAGTCCAGTCTAGTTCAGATGTACCTTCACTTGGTCAGAATCATAACAATATAGCACCACAGGCGCATCAAGAGCAAGTGGCTTCAACAGCAATAGATATAGCCCATCCTCTTTCTGATGTACCTTCACTTGATCAGAATCAGAACCAAATGGCACCACAAACCAATCAAGAGCAGCCAAATAATGTGGCTTCGACAACACTAGCTCTAGTCCTTCCCATTCCTTCTGATGAAAGCATTGGCTCTCCTAGTCAGAACCACACTCAAGTGGCATCACAGACTCCTCAAGAGAAGCAAGAAGAAGATTTGACAGAGTTCTTCAAGTTCAAAAGGGGAAGAGACTCTCCTAGTGATGTACGTACGGTACTGTTAGTAGTAGCTGTATTAGTGGCTACAGCCAGCTATGAAATTGCACTCAATCCTCCAGGTGGTCTTTGGTCTGACACAAACTTGAGCAAAAATGGGACTGAGCCACCACACCTTGCAGGGACTTCCAATATAGCTTCTTATTATCCATTATACTCCATTTTTGGAGCCATTTTCAACTGCATTGGGTTCTCAGTTTCTCTTCAGATGATCTATATCCTTACAACCGGTTTCCCTTTGCGGTTGGAGCTTATAGTGTGTGGCCTTGCAATGTACGCAACCTACATCAATGGTTTGCTTACTATTTCTCCAGGTGAGGGCCCAGGTTGGTACTTATGGTTTATACTTACGCCAGCTTTACCTCCGGTGATACTATTTCCTACCAAAAAGGTTATGAAATTTATCATGAAGCGCATAGAACTGCGAAACCAAGGTGGTGATGATGATACTGTGGATCCAGTTTAG
- the LOC101298760 gene encoding ankyrin repeat-containing protein At2g01680-like: MDQRLFEASQSGNIQLLHQLLAENPLLLHSLALDSAVNPLHVASLAGHVGFAKEILRLKPALAKEMNQDGFSPMHITSANGCLEIVGELLKVDPRLCRLKGRDQWTPLHHAARRGREDIVREIVLACPESVEDVTVQGETALHLAVKNSQFAAVEVLVELVTKMRKVNILNVKDNHGNTVLHLATWRKQHQVVEWLIGIGTSTPGAFEVNNVNQSGLTALDLLLIFPSEAGDREIYDTLHGAGALRAQDIVHSAIPSFDSDNQTLQNGPVASGPPQLRNPTDFIEYFKFKKGRDSPSDARTALLVVAVLVTTATFQVGLSPPTGLWQDTELNRNGTSGEPTHTAGSSILGSYNAAAFLVFVAFNSIGFSVSLYMINILTSNFPMQLELQICIVAMYCTYNTAMISIAEDNTRVFISVFTAVLPTVVLLAGKSVNRQIFMRIGVIGLSVKSDSDVFTLNSLRRYKCPRAVTEGILSVNLGWEVLKRSSCFLVILNLCEESDLKKGMIDFDEEDFSLQLLFKEQGGRDMMRTRGSPCYSLLFKEEQGDDFGLLFLFKEEEEIDKLE; this comes from the exons ATGGATCAAAGGCTGTTTGAGGCTTCTCAAAGTGGAAATATCCAACTTCTGCACCAGTTGCTTGCAGAGAATCCACTCCTACTCCATAGTCTTGCTCTAGATTCTGCAGTGAACCCCTTACACGTTGCTTCGCTTGCTGGCCATGTTGGCTTTGCTAAGGAGATTCTAAGGTTGAAACCAGCTTTGGCCAAAGAAATGAACCAGGATGGCTTTAGCCCTATGCATATCACATCTGCCAACGGATGTTTGGAGATTGTAGGGGAGCTTCTGAAAGTTGATCCAAGACTATGCCGGCTTAAGGGAAGAGATCAATGGACTCCTCTTCATCATGCTGCAAGGAGAGGTAGGGAAGATATTGTTAGAGAAATAGTATTGGCTTGTCCAGAAAGTGTTGAAGATGTGACAGTACAAGGGGAAACTGCTTTGCACCTTGCTGTTAAGAACAGTCAGTTTGCAGCTGTTGAAGTTTTGGTGGAATTGGTCACAAAAATGAGGAAGGTGAACATCCTGAACGTGAAGGATAATCATGGCAATACAGTTCTTCACCTAGCAACATGGAGAAAACAACACCAG GTGGTGGAATGGTTGATTGGAATTGGAACTAGTACCCCAGGTGCATTTGAAGTAAACAATGTAAACCAGAGTGGTCTCACTGCTCTTGATCTGCTACTAATTTTCCCAAGTGAAGCTGGTGATCGGGAAATCTACGACACTCTTCATGGTGCTGGAGCTTTGAGAGCACAAGACATAGTCCATTCTGCTATACCTTCATTTGACTCTGATAACCAAACCCTCCAGAACGGCCCTGTGGCATCAGGACCACCTCAGTTGCGGAATCCAACTGATTTCATTGAATACTTCAAGTTCAAAAAGGGAAGAGATTCTCCTAGTGATGCACGCACCGCACTGTTAGTTGTAGCTGTATTGGTGACTACAGCAACATTTCAAGTAGGACTAAGCCCTCCAACCGGTCTTTGGCAAGACACCGAGTTGAATAGGAATGGGACTAGCGGTGAACCAACACACACTGCAGGATCATCCATATTGGGGTCTTATAACGCAGCTGCATTTTTGGTTTTTGTGGCTTTCAACTCCATTGGCTTTTCGGTTTCTCTTTACATGATTAACATCCTCACAAGCAACTTCCCTATGCAGTTGGAGCTTCAGATCTGTATCGTTGCCATGTATTGTACATACAACACAGCGATGATTAGCATTGCAGAGGATAACACAAGAGTTTTCATTAGTGTGTTTACTGCGGTTTTGCCTACTGTGGTGTTACTTGCTGGCAAATCGGTTAATAGGCAAATTTTTATGAGGATCGGAGTCATTGGACTTTCTGTG AAGTCAGATTCTGACGTCTTCACCCTCAACAGTCTTAGAAGGTACAAATGTCCGAGAGCAGTGACAGAAGGCATTTTATCAGTAAATTTGGGGTGGGAGGTATTGAAAAGAAGTTCGTGTTTTCTCGTCATTCTTAATCTTTGCGAGGAATCTGATCTGAAGAAG GGAATGATCGATTTTGATGAGGAGGATTTCTCTCTTCAGCTTCTTTTCAAAGAGCAGGGAGGCAGGGACATGATGAGGACACGGGGCTCTCCTTGCTATTCACTTCTTTTCAAAGAAGAGCAGGGAGATGATTTCGGCCTCTTGTTCCTCTTCAAGGAGGAAGAGGAAATTGACAAG CTCGAGTAG